The following nucleotide sequence is from Oceaniferula flava.
AATCCCATCAAGCGTGGTCGAGCTACCGTCCTCAACGTGAAAGCCAAGGAAATCATCGATGTCTGTCGTTGCATCCACCAAGCCGAACGAGAAACTATTCGAGGGGTAAGGAGGTGCTGAAGCAGACGAAGAAGGACTGCTGGAATCCAGCACCGAGAAGGTCACTGAAAGCGTAAATCCACCACTCAAATCAAACGCATTCGTCGAGAGACCAATACCTTGGGCTCCTCCGGATGTTGTCGAACCCTGTCCAATGGATCCAAAGAACTCCAGCAAAGGAGAGGATGTTACGGAGCCTGTGGTCGTATCCAGACCGCCACCGATATCAGGGTTAGTCGAGGCAACCCCGTCATTGAACGTGTCTTGGTAGACGATCGTAGCCGAAGCAGCGCCCACAAAAGCGGATGCGAGCACAGCAGTCAGCGCTGTTTTGCTGATTAATGTATATTTCATAATTTATTGTCGTGTGAGACGGCGTCACCTACGTCTGGTCTTACAACATTCTCTACCGCAAATTTCAGCCCCACAGGGTTATCGATTTACCCCATTTAAAACTCCTGTTTAGCCTGTCAAATCAAGCCCTACAAGGCTTCCAGCACCCAGCTCTCCATCATAGCCCTTGCCTTTGCGCCCCAGAGCTGAAAATAAAAAAACCACCACTCAGAACGACCCGAGGTGGTGGCCTGAGTAAGATTAACTTACTGCATTGAAAGACATCAACAAACACGACTGAAAAGCGCCTTGAGAAGATGACTCCCGTGCGTTGTCATCCAACGTATTCTGCGCTAGCTTGCCGTCACTTCAGCCTAGCTTAACATGCCCTTTTCCCTCAACAGCGATTACTCACCGTCCGGCGACCAAGGCCCGGCGATCGAAAAACTGGTCAAGTCGATCGAGGCGGGGAACCGTCACCAGACGCTGTTAGGGGTCACTGGATCTGGGAAAACCTTCACGGCGGCCAACATCATCGAGCGCACCGGCAAGCCGACCCTGGTGATGAGCCACAACAAAACCCTGGCCGCACAGCTTTACTCCGAGCTGAAGAACTTCTTCCCGAACAATGCGGTGGAGTATTTCGTTTCTTACTTCGATTACTACCAGCCGGAAGCCTACATCCCCCGCTCTGACACCTACATTGAAAAAGACAGCTCAATCAACGATGAGATCGAACGCCTGCGCCTCAGCACGATGGGATCGCTGATCACTCGCGAGGATGTCATTGTGGTGGCGTCGGTTTCCTGCATCTACGGTCTGGGATCGCCCGAGGACTATCAGAACATGATGCTGCCGGTGAAAACTGGCGACGAGATGGATCGCGAGGAGTTTCTCGCCGGACTGGTCAACCTGATGTTCGAGCGCAACGACATCGCTTTCTCACGCGGCC
It contains:
- a CDS encoding PEP-CTERM sorting domain-containing protein (PEP-CTERM proteins occur, often in large numbers, in the proteomes of bacteria that also encode an exosortase, a predicted intramembrane cysteine proteinase. The presence of a PEP-CTERM domain at a protein's C-terminus predicts cleavage within the sorting domain, followed by covalent anchoring to some some component of the (usually Gram-negative) cell surface. Many PEP-CTERM proteins exhibit an unusual sequence composition that includes large numbers of potential glycosylation sites. Expression of one such protein has been shown restore the ability of a bacterium to form floc, a type of biofilm.), which gives rise to MKYTLISKTALTAVLASAFVGAASATIVYQDTFNDGVASTNPDIGGGLDTTTGSVTSSPLLEFFGSIGQGSTTSGGAQGIGLSTNAFDLSGGFTLSVTFSVLDSSSPSSSASAPPYPSNSFSFGLVDATTDIDDFLGFHVEDGSSTTLDGIGYNTNTRENSTTGLNFGDGTTASNLSNGQVVVDGAQQTFELTVDANGNFSYSLNGAVASTGTTTLDLSDEYKFAIFSQGTNGGSIISDVTLETVPEPSSAALLGLGGLALILRRRR